The following is a genomic window from Acidimicrobium ferrooxidans DSM 10331.
AGGGTCACCTGGTTCACGGACTCTCCCCGGCTCTGGCGGGATGCCGCCATTGCGGCGGTCATCGTGGTGGTTGTGTTACTGCGCATTGCTGCACCTCTTGTTGTGTGGATCGATGCCACGGTGACAAGCGGGCAGACTGCCGAGCGGAATTGGCCATTAAGCCGGTACGGCTTCTCGCTCTTGGGCCTTGCAGCGGACAGGCAGGGGTCTGCTATCGGGGATGCTCGCGTCCCGTATGGCGTTCGTAGACGATCCAGAAGGGTCCAGAAACTCCCTGCCACCGCCTTGACCTGCCAGGATGGAGTCGGCGAGGCTGCTCAGCGTAGTGCCCTCCTGTAGACCTCGGATGGAGGTGGAGGGCACCAGCCCCTGCACGTACGCAGCTGACTCCGTCAGCGGCGAGTTCTCGGAGCGTCAAGGGCAGCGCTCGATCGCTGCCAGGCGCTCTGTTGCCGTTGAGCGCGGCTACGAGCATCCGAGCACTATAGGCACCGCCGAAGCAGGTGACTCGCTGGCACCTTGTCTGCAGGAGGAGCATCCTCCTTGGGCGTGACAACTTCCGCTGGGGCGGTGATGCCGTCCACCCCCAAAGGAGATGCGGAAGAAGCACAAGATGATCGACACGAGATTGATCAGGGCACTGCGTACGCATGCCCTGTGCATGCACACGCAGGGATCCCTACGAGGGCGACATCGGCAAGCCCGCCGCTGCGCAACCGCAGCTCACCGGCGACGTCGCGCTGCGCACACCCTGCATCGGCATGCGTACGTAGCGCTGAGCAGGTCCCGAGAAATCCACCCGAGAAACTCGCCCCTCGGACGAGCGCCGGAATGACAAACCGCTGGCCAGACACCTGCACCCCTGCACGAGGTGCGTGCTTGACCAGCGGTCATAGTGGCGGGGGCAGGATTTGAACCTGCGACCTTCGGGTTATGAGCCCGACGAGCTACCTGGCTGCTCCACCCCGCGGCGTGGAGAACAGTGTAGCGGCGCTCCCTCTACCCCGCCGCCTTGCCGGTCACGCTCGCGGCCTTGAGCTCCGACAGGATCTGACCGATCTGCTCGATGTCGCTCTGGTAGGCCCCGAGGTTGCCGGACTTCAAGGCGGCTTGCGCCTCACTGTAGAGCTGATCGGCCTTGGCGAGCAGCCCGGCGGCTGAACTCGGAACGGTAGCCGTCGTCGACGTGCGCGACGAACCCTGCACGCCCGACGGCACGACGCCGAAGATGTCGCGCAGGACACCCGCGAACGTCGGCTCCATCGCAACCTGCGTCCCGTACACGCCGATCACTTCCTTGATCTCAGGCAGCGGATTCGCCTGGCTCGAGACGTACATCGGGCGAACCCACAGGAGGTTCTGACCGAGCGGTAGCGCCGTGAGGCCCCCGAGCGACACGTTCGAGCCGTGCTGGTCGAGCAGCGTGATCTCCTGAGACACATTGGTCGCAGACACGATGCGCGACGCAACCAATGCGGGGCCGTCGATCTGGCCCGAACTCGGAGTCGTCAACGCCACGAGCTGCGTCGGATCGGACGCCGACGCCTCGCCAAAGAGCAGGCCGGTCAGGTTCTGCTGCCCGCCGCTCTGCGAGAACGGCACGAATGCCTCCATCAGTGCCAGCTGCGGCGAGGAGGTGCCGGGCACCTTTGCCATCTCGTAGATCGGGCTCATCAGGTTTTGGCTCGTGCCGCCGAAGCTGAACGAGCTTCCCGACGAGATCGAGCCGTTCTGCGGCTGTGCCGACAGCGACCACGCGTTGCCACCCGAGTAGAACGTCGACGGATTCGTCACGTGGTAGATGCCGTACATCGCCGACTGCACGGCGAGGAGATCACTCGGGTAGCGGAGGTGACTCGCGATCGCGGCTGGCATCGCCGAGACCGGCTGGAAGACATGGGGAAACGCCGCCTCGTAGGCCTGGATGATCGGATCCGAGGGGTCGGTGACATAGAAGTGCATGGCACCGGTGTAGGCGTTCACGACCACCTTCACCGAGTTGCGAACGTAGTTGAACGACGTGTTGGCAAGCGGTGCGCTCGACGACAGCGCCTGCGTGTTGGCCTGCTCCGAATAGGGGAAGTTCGCTGTGGTGGTGTAGCCGTTGATGACCCAGTCGATGTGGCCGTCGACGATCACCGGATAGGGATTCGACCCGTAGTGCAACACCGGCATGGCCATCTCGACGCGCTGGAGGAGATCGCGCTCGAACATGATGCGCGAGTGGGTGGTCAGCAGGCTCGACACCAGGATGTTGATGTCGCCGAAGCGCATCGCAAATGCCGCACGCACGAGCAGCGACGAGAGTCGGACACCGCCCGAGCCGGCGTAGTGGGTCTCCGACGACGCCCCATCGGGGAGCTGGTAGTCGATCTCCGCTTGGCGGCTGTCAGCGATCACGTAGCCCGAGAGACCTTGGCCGTAGTAGACCTGCGGCTGCGTGAGCGTCGGAGCACCGCCCGACGAGGTCGGCGGAAGATCACGGATCAAGAAGATGGGGTTGCCCGCGGCCGAGATCTCGTTCGCCGGTGCCAGCGCGACACCGTAACCATGCGTGAACTGCAGATGCTGGTTGACCCAGGACTGGGCTGGAAGGTTCGCTGCGTTCAGCTCTCGAACGCCGATGATGACCGGTGTGGGCTTGCCGTTGATCGTGTCGTTCTCGATCGAGAGCGAGGGGAACTGGTAGTACGAGCGAATGGCCTGGAGCTTGCCGAAGGTCTGCTGGGGCGTCGAGGTTCCCCAGAGCCGCGCCGCGCCAAGGGAGTCCAGGTTCGCCTGCTCCACCGACGAACTCGTATTCGCGGTCGCAGAATAGGGCTCTGAGGGAACATCGGCGATGTCGTAGGCGTAGCGCGTCGCAGCGATGTTGCGCGCGATGTAGGGAAGCTCCTTCTGACCCTGGGCGGGATCCACCACGAACTTCTGGATGATGGCCGGATAGATCGCTCCCAGCACGATCGAGATGAACGCCCACAGGCCCAGCCCGATGACCGGCAACACCCAACCCTGACGGAAGATGTTGATGACGAACAGGACGCAGGCCACCGCGGAGATGAAGATCAGCAGATTGATCGCGGGGAGCTGGGCGTGGACGTCGGTGTAGCTCGCTCCCTCGACGAAGCCCCTGGTCGAGAAGTCCAACTGGTAACGCTGGAAGTAGTAACCAATGGCCTTGATGAGGGCCATCACTGCGAGCAGGACCGACAGGTGGGCCTTCATCGAGGGTGCGACCCGCTGCTCTCGGCGCTGGGGCTGGATCGATCCGGTCAGGTACCCGACGACCGCGGTGAGCACGAACGTGAAGGCCGCAGCAAGGAAGAACCACGAGATCAGGAACTCGATGAACGGGAGTCGAAAGACGTAGAACCCAACGTTGACGTGAAATTCGGGGTCTCGCATCGGGAAGGACTCGCTGTGGCCGAAGAGCAGCCAGTTCTTCCATTCGGCAGGTGCTTGGGAGGCGACGATGAGCGTCGTCACCACGGCGAGCACGACGGGCAGCACCCACCGACGACGGTTGGCGAAGGCGCGATAGCGCTGCACCAGTTCGTCGTCGTGGTCGGCCGGTTGGCGCAGGCCCTGGCGTTGCGCGACGACCATGCTGGTGAGCGCCCCTGCGAGGTAGATCGCCGCGAACACGACCCACAGCTCGACCTTGGCGAGCAGGACCCCGCTCCACACCTCGCCGAGGTGATAGTTCGAGAACCAGAGGTAATCCGTGAAGAAGACGGCGAGACCCTTGAGCGACAGCAGCAACACGATCGCGATGACGACCACGCCGACGAGGATGAGCTGCGCCCGTGATGGTCCGCGACGCTCCCGGGTCATGTCCTGGGGGACGCGCATACCATCACGAGCCTAGGCGAAGACCGGCACAACGAGGCACCGGCACCCGGGATGCGCTGGCGGTCTCTCATGACCTGTTGGGAAAGCCTCGTCAGCAGCGACGACCTCGGCGAGTGCGTTGTCCTCGCAGTCGGGGCAGGCACGACGCGTCGGGTCGAGGAGCCAGCGGTACCCTCGCGGCGCACCGACGCTCCGCACGCCCGCGAAGAAGGCATCGGTGGCGGCGTCGTGCGCAACCTCATCGAGTCGACCGGCTCGAAGCTCGCGGTGGATTGCACCGACCCGCTGCGCGAGCTCCTCCGGCTCGCCACCATCCTCCATCGTGCGCACGAGCATCGCGAGCACTTCGTCGTCGAGACGAGCGACGAGCCGTGCAAGTGCGTCAGCGACGACGCCATCTGTGCCCTGGTGGTGCGGCGCGACGATGCCGCCGAGACCCTCGGCGAACTCGACCCCAGCCGCCACGTTCCGTTGGATATGGAGTTCGCAGCTCGCGCGCAACACGGACGGGTCGGCCCGCAGCTCGACGAGACGAGCGGTGACCTCCTCGGGATCGCGCTGGCGCAAGTCGGCAAGCACCTCGTTGATGAGGTCCCCCACGACGCGCTTGACCCGGCGCGCAAGATCGACCCCGCGCGGCTCTGCGAGCTCGAGATAGCGCCGGTACAACGATGGTGGACACGTATTGGCATCGTCACGATCGGGCTCGACGTCGCCAACTCGCCCCGCATCGCCATCGTCGGCCTCAGCGCCGAGGACCGCGGACTCGCCACGGTCGTGGTTCGTGTCGCCACCACGCTCGTCGACCTCGTCAAGTTCGAGCGTGTCGTCACCGTCATCGCGCACGGCCAAGGGCTCGCGCTGGGCCCGATCAGGGGACACGACCTCGCCGGCGCCAGCCACCGCCTCGCTGGGAGTGACGACATCTGCAGTGATGGCGACCGCACCACCAGCGTCCGCGAGGCTCGAGAACAAGTGCTCGAGGCGCTCGAGACGCTCTCGTGCAACCGCCGACCGATGGCTGGGGGAGTCGTCGACCGGCTTACGTGCACCCTCGCCGAGAGCCTCGCTCGAGGGCTCCGAGTCCGGTGACGTTGCGTCCGATGGCGTCGCACCTGGGAGATCCGTGTCCAGAAGTGCCTCGTCGTGCGGTGCACCGTCAGCCAGTGCGGTGTCCCGGAGCTCCGTGTCCGCTGACACCGAGACGGCCGGCTCCTCGTCTCGCGACGCCTCGACGCTCTCGGGCCCCTCGTGCTCGTCGGCTCGAGCCGCACGTGGCCCCCCCTCGTCCCGTGAGGCGGTCGCCACCGCATCGACCTCACCGGTCGTCGCAACGCGAGGAGCGAGCACGTCCGAGGCGAGTGAGCCGGATGGCCCCTCGACGACCCGGACCCCACTCGCCGGCGCACCCTCCCCAGCGAGCGCCGCCGAAGGAGCCGGGGCACCAACAGGGTCGGCATCGGAGGCGGTGCTCGTCGCGTCGTGGGCCTCGTCGGCGATCATCCGAATGAGCGACGTCACCTCGGCAAGATCGAGGTCCGGTCGCGCGAGACGCTCGGCGACCTCGCTCAGGTCGGAGGACGAACGCTCGCGCGTGTCTGCGACGTCCGTCGACGGATCGATCGGCGTGGTGGTCTCGGCCCCGTCGCTCGGAGGACTCGGAGGCTCCGCGACTGCGCTACTCGGTCCGGCGATCTCACGCCGTTCGACGACCGACGGCTCTGCATCAACCCCATGACGCCGCGTTCGCCGCTCCACCGCGTCGACCTGGACCAGCGCCTCTGTCGCAACCGTTCGCACCTGCTCGAGCAGCTGGCGCAGCGAAAGGCGAGTGAGGTCGAGATTCGCAAGTTCTTCGCGCCGCTCGGCCACCTTGGCCTCGGCGTCGGCGAGGAGCTTACGGGCGTGCTCGTTGGCGCGCAGCACCAGCGATCGCCCCTCTTGCTTCGCGCTCTCCACGGTGGTCTGGGCAGTCCGATCCGCCATTCGCGTGAGCTCACTCGCCTGAGCGCGAACCTGCTCGAGGTAGGCCTCCGCAGCCTGCCGCGCCTCGCCGAGGGCGGCCTCGGCCGCATGACGTGCCTCGTCTTCGATGCGCTGCGCCTCGCGTCGTGCACGCTCGAGGAGGTCGGCAGCCTGGGCTTCTGCCCGACGACGCAGTGCTGCGGCGGCCTCGGTCGCGCTCCGCAAGACGTCGGCAGCTTCGCGACCGACGAGCTGGGCAGCGCGGTCGGGGTCTTGGAGCGCGCCGTCGAGCTCGTTCTTGACCTTGAGTGCCTCGGCTCGCGCCTCGTCGCGCTCGAGTTCGCGCTTGGCTCCCTCGCGACGAGACTCCTCCAGCGCATCGCGCAGGCGGGCGACCTCGTCGCGAAGTTCTGAGAGCGTCGACCGAACGCGGTCACGGTCGAAACCGCGCCGCACGACCGGGAACTCTTCGTCTGGCTCATCTCCCGAGCGCCACATCGCTCCTCCTACCGAGCGCTGTGCGCCGCCGCCTCCGGCCGGAGCCGGTCGAGGAGCTGGAGGGCTCCACGCAAGGTGGCAGCTGCAAGCACGCGCATTCTCCCCGCCGCGTCGGCCCTCGCCTGCACGATTTGCGATGTTGCGACGATGACCGTCTGGATGCCGGCAACTCTAGCCGCGAGGAGACGCTGGCGAAGTCCGGACACGGCCACGAGTGCCCCGCTCGGATCGATCCCGGCGAGCGCGGCGATCGGCTGGCGCGGGGCGCGGGCGAGCAGCGCAGGACGAAGTTCGTCGGCGATCGCCAGGCCCACCGCCAGCCCTGACGACGCCGTGTCGGCGTCGGGCAGGCGCAGCTCGAGATGCACCGGCGTGATGGCGGCGGTCGCAGGTGAGGTCACGAGTCCGAGTTCCCCGGCGACCGAGGGCACCGTCACCGACGAGACGAACCGCGAGAGTCCTGAGGCCGTCGAACGCACCAACGACAAGGTCACACGCGTGTGGGTGACGGCCGCGGCGACGGCGCTGGCGAACGCTGCTGGCGTCGGCACGGGAACGCCGTCGACCCCGACCACGAGATCGCCAGCGTGCACGACACCCCGGAGCGGAGACGTCGGGAGCACACCACGCACCACCTGGCCCTCCATCGACTCGACCCGAACGCCGACTGCTCGACAGGCCGCGACCAGCGCAGCGATCTCCGACTGCTGCGATGCGCTGAGCACGGCTGGATCGCCAGAACGTGCCCCCACGATCTCGGGGACCACCGATTCGGCGGGGTCGAAGCTTGCGATCAGCCAACCAAGTGGCGAGAGCGGTCGCGCGGTCGTGGTCGCGCTCGCGATGTCCAGCGTGGCGGGCGGCCGCCCCGCCACGCGCACGAGCGGCGCGATCGCCACGGTCGCACCCGGCGCAAGGGCCACCTCACCGATGCGTCCGAACACCCCCCACCCGAGCAGGAGGAGCAGCCATCCGACGACCCACAGCTTCGCCCCGGCAACGACGGCGTCGCTCATCCTCCTCTGACGCACGAGGGGAGCCTACGAGTTCCGAGGCCGAACCAATCTGTAATGATGATTACACTCATGAGCAGACCGAAGGAGGCTCTCATGACAACATGGCTTTCTCGCGCCGAAGCCGCGTCAGAACTCGTGGCGGCGAGCGCACTGCTGTTCGAGGCGGAGGTGATGTCGCGCTCCGGTCACGGCAATCTCTCCTGCCGCATCGGCGACGACACGATCCTCATGACCTCGTCGGGATCGATCCGCAACCTCGATCCTTCGACGCTGGCCGTCGTCGGACTCGACGGCACCGTTCGCGAAGGGGCGATCGCGCCGGAGAACGCCGAGATCATCGAGATGCACACACAGGTCTACCGGCTTCGCCCCGAGCTCGGTGCGATCATCCACACCCATTCACCGAACCTCACGGCCTTCGCCTATGCCCATGAGCCGCTGCCCATTCGCTCCGAGCCCATGCTTCGGTTCGGCCAGGCGGTCGCGGTTCCCGTAGCGCCCTGGGCGCCTCGCGGATCACACGAGTCGGTGGGCGGGATCGTCGAAGCACTGCGGAACGCCCCAGAGAGTCAGGCGGTGCTCCTCGCCAATCACGGGTTGCTGGCTCTCGGTGCCGCACCAACGGCGGTGGCTCGCCTCATCGTCGCCCTCGAGGAAGCGGCGACGGAGGAGCGCTTCGCGGCAGCCCTCGGTGGCGCCAAGGACTTTCCCGCCGATGCGCTCGCCAAGGTCCAAGCCTCGATGGCGAGGGTACGGTGAGCACGTCCGACCGCTTCTCGTCGATTCGTGACGGGTATCTGCGGTTCTTCGGCTCGGTCCCCGCGTCGTTCGAGGAGCGGGCGCGGGTGGCGCGTCTCGTTGGTCGAGAGGCGACCCTGGAGGCCGCAGAGGCCCTCCGAGCCGCCGCGATCTACGACAATCCGCTCGGGCCGCGCCTGCAGCAGCTCGTCCACTTCGGCCAGCTCCTCGTGCTCGGCGAGGAGGGCCCTGCGGCGCTGCACGCCCGCACCGCGGTTCGCCACGGCGCAACGATGGCCGATCTCGTGGGCGTCGTCGAGACTGCGCTCATCACGGCCGGCGTCCCCGCCTATGCGCTCGGGATGCGCGTGCTCGCAGCACTCGATCATGTCGACGAGTCCGACACACCCTGAACTCGGCGCGGGCTGGCTGCTCGGAGCAGTCCACCGACACATCCGTTCGCGCTGGGCGGAGCGGATTCGTGCCTACGACGTCACGCCACCGCAGGCTGCGGCGCTTCGTGCCCTCGCGAGCGCCCCAGGACTGTCGCTGCGGGAGCTCGCGCGACAGATCGAAGCAGAGCCGATCAACCTGTCGCGCACGCTCGAACCTCTCGAGGAACGTGGCCTCGTGTGTCGCGAGCCGAGACCCAACGATCGGCGCGCTCACGCGCTCGTGCTCACCCCACGAGGCCTGGACCTGGCCGCCTCGCTGACCGCGGCCGCGGCCGAGTTCGAGCACGAGCTGGCCACGCTCCTCGACCCAGGCTTCGACCAGACGGTGGCGTGGCTCCATCGCGCCCTCGCCACCTTGCGCACGTCCGAGCCGTCGCAGCCAGGCTGACCCGCACGGCCTGGCGTACCCGAGGCGCACACGACACGTCTACCATCTCGACGACGGCACCCGACGGGAGGCACCCATGGCACGACTCGAGATCGACGCAGGGTGCGCTCGCTGCGCTCGGGCCGGCACGCACGCCCAACATCTCGCTGGCCCGATGGACGTCGTCGAGCGACCCGGACTCGACGCCGTGCGCTACGTCGACGATGAGGGCCGAGCCTTCGCAGGCTTCGACGCCATCGTCGCCGTGCTCGCCGGTCGCTGGCCACGGTTCGCTCGGGTCGGCACGATCCGCTGGGTGCGGGCCACCGGGACGGTGGCCTACCGAGCGGTGGCGCACGTCCACCGCGTGGGAGATCGACCCGACAGCTCCCAGCACGAGGGCTCCGAGCGCCCGCCGCGAGGCTAGGTCATCCGCGAGAACCGACGGATCGCGATCGGCGCCGCCACGATGACGAACCCCACGGCGACCGCGAGCGATCCGAGGAGCGAGGCGCCGAGGCTCACACCGACCAGGGCGCGGGCTCCCGAGCCGACGATCTCGAGGCGAGCCGCGTCCATGACCAGCGAGACCGGCTGGTAGCGCGCGAACCCCTGGAGCCAACCCGGCAGGGTCTGGATCGGGACGAACGCACTCGAGACGAACGTGAGGGGAAAGAGCACGGGAAAGCTCATGAGCTGGGCCGCCTCCGCACTCGGAGCGTAGAGACCCACGATGGCGAACAACCAGGACAGGGCGTAGCTGAACGCCAACACGACGACCAATCCGACCACGAGGCCGACGAGATGATGCGGACGGAATCCCACGGCAAGTCCGACGACGACGACGATGACGGCGGTCGCGAGGTTGCGTACGAGGTCGGCGGCCGTACGGCCCAGCAGGACCGCAGCACGCGAGATCGGCAGGGCGCGAAAGCGCTCCATGATGCCCGACGCGAGGTCTTCGGCGAGCCCGACGCTGGTGGCCGCTGCGCCGAAGATGATCGTCTGGACCAAGATCCCCGGCATCAAAAAGTCGACGTAGGGGACCCCGAGTCGAGCCGTGATCACCCCGAGCGACCCGCCGAAGACGTAGCGAAACAGCAGGACGAACATGACCGGCTGGATGAACGAGAAGAACAGCGACTGTGGGACGCGCAGGTAGCCACGGAGCACCCGGCCTGCGAGTACCCATGCGTCGGCGATCACGCTCCCGCCACGTTCGTGTGCGATCACGGCGCTGCTCATGCCGCCCCCTCGGTACTCAGCTGCCCGTTGGTGATCGCGAGAAACACGTCGTCGAGCGTTGGTTCGCGTATCACCATGCCCTCGATCGCGACCCCGGCGCCGTCGAGCGCACGCAGCGCGATCATCGCTGCCTGCGCACCGTTCTCGACGCCGAGCTCGACCACGCGGCCATCGACGCGCGGATCGGGAAACCCGGCCGCCCGCAGCGCCTCG
Proteins encoded in this region:
- a CDS encoding 3-keto-5-aminohexanoate cleavage protein, with the translated sequence MRTQCPDQSRVDHLVLLPHLLWGWTASPPQRKLSRPRRMLLLQTRCQRVTCFGGAYSARMLVAALNGNRAPGSDRALPLTLRELAADGVSCVRAGAGALHLHPRSTGGHYAEQPRRLHPGRSRRWQGVSGPFWIVYERHTGREHPR
- a CDS encoding carboxymuconolactone decarboxylase family protein, with translation MSTSDRFSSIRDGYLRFFGSVPASFEERARVARLVGREATLEAAEALRAAAIYDNPLGPRLQQLVHFGQLLVLGEEGPAALHARTAVRHGATMADLVGVVETALITAGVPAYALGMRVLAALDHVDESDTP
- a CDS encoding class II aldolase/adducin family protein encodes the protein MTTWLSRAEAASELVAASALLFEAEVMSRSGHGNLSCRIGDDTILMTSSGSIRNLDPSTLAVVGLDGTVREGAIAPENAEIIEMHTQVYRLRPELGAIIHTHSPNLTAFAYAHEPLPIRSEPMLRFGQAVAVPVAPWAPRGSHESVGGIVEALRNAPESQAVLLANHGLLALGAAPTAVARLIVALEEAATEERFAAALGGAKDFPADALAKVQASMARVR
- a CDS encoding S16 family serine protease, with translation MRQRRMSDAVVAGAKLWVVGWLLLLLGWGVFGRIGEVALAPGATVAIAPLVRVAGRPPATLDIASATTTARPLSPLGWLIASFDPAESVVPEIVGARSGDPAVLSASQQSEIAALVAACRAVGVRVESMEGQVVRGVLPTSPLRGVVHAGDLVVGVDGVPVPTPAAFASAVAAAVTHTRVTLSLVRSTASGLSRFVSSVTVPSVAGELGLVTSPATAAITPVHLELRLPDADTASSGLAVGLAIADELRPALLARAPRQPIAALAGIDPSGALVAVSGLRQRLLAARVAGIQTVIVATSQIVQARADAAGRMRVLAAATLRGALQLLDRLRPEAAAHSAR
- a CDS encoding UPF0182 family protein; this encodes MRVPQDMTRERRGPSRAQLILVGVVVIAIVLLLSLKGLAVFFTDYLWFSNYHLGEVWSGVLLAKVELWVVFAAIYLAGALTSMVVAQRQGLRQPADHDDELVQRYRAFANRRRWVLPVVLAVVTTLIVASQAPAEWKNWLLFGHSESFPMRDPEFHVNVGFYVFRLPFIEFLISWFFLAAAFTFVLTAVVGYLTGSIQPQRREQRVAPSMKAHLSVLLAVMALIKAIGYYFQRYQLDFSTRGFVEGASYTDVHAQLPAINLLIFISAVACVLFVINIFRQGWVLPVIGLGLWAFISIVLGAIYPAIIQKFVVDPAQGQKELPYIARNIAATRYAYDIADVPSEPYSATANTSSSVEQANLDSLGAARLWGTSTPQQTFGKLQAIRSYYQFPSLSIENDTINGKPTPVIIGVRELNAANLPAQSWVNQHLQFTHGYGVALAPANEISAAGNPIFLIRDLPPTSSGGAPTLTQPQVYYGQGLSGYVIADSRQAEIDYQLPDGASSETHYAGSGGVRLSSLLVRAAFAMRFGDINILVSSLLTTHSRIMFERDLLQRVEMAMPVLHYGSNPYPVIVDGHIDWVINGYTTTANFPYSEQANTQALSSSAPLANTSFNYVRNSVKVVVNAYTGAMHFYVTDPSDPIIQAYEAAFPHVFQPVSAMPAAIASHLRYPSDLLAVQSAMYGIYHVTNPSTFYSGGNAWSLSAQPQNGSISSGSSFSFGGTSQNLMSPIYEMAKVPGTSSPQLALMEAFVPFSQSGGQQNLTGLLFGEASASDPTQLVALTTPSSGQIDGPALVASRIVSATNVSQEITLLDQHGSNVSLGGLTALPLGQNLLWVRPMYVSSQANPLPEIKEVIGVYGTQVAMEPTFAGVLRDIFGVVPSGVQGSSRTSTTATVPSSAAGLLAKADQLYSEAQAALKSGNLGAYQSDIEQIGQILSELKAASVTGKAAG
- a CDS encoding MarR family winged helix-turn-helix transcriptional regulator; its protein translation is MSTSPTHPELGAGWLLGAVHRHIRSRWAERIRAYDVTPPQAAALRALASAPGLSLRELARQIEAEPINLSRTLEPLEERGLVCREPRPNDRRAHALVLTPRGLDLAASLTAAAAEFEHELATLLDPGFDQTVAWLHRALATLRTSEPSQPG
- a CDS encoding ABC transporter permease, which codes for MSSAVIAHERGGSVIADAWVLAGRVLRGYLRVPQSLFFSFIQPVMFVLLFRYVFGGSLGVITARLGVPYVDFLMPGILVQTIIFGAAATSVGLAEDLASGIMERFRALPISRAAVLLGRTAADLVRNLATAVIVVVVGLAVGFRPHHLVGLVVGLVVVLAFSYALSWLFAIVGLYAPSAEAAQLMSFPVLFPLTFVSSAFVPIQTLPGWLQGFARYQPVSLVMDAARLEIVGSGARALVGVSLGASLLGSLAVAVGFVIVAAPIAIRRFSRMT